Part of the Sylvia atricapilla isolate bSylAtr1 chromosome 1, bSylAtr1.pri, whole genome shotgun sequence genome, aaaaaaaaaataacttaataaTAGTGCGGTTTTGGggtttctctctcctctctcaaaAAAAGTTTGGGTATTAAAGgtacaaaaggaaaacagatcaCAGAAACAAGAACTGTGAGACAACGGAAGAAAACTAGTTATAAAGACTTAGGATTCACTTTCTGACATATTTTACACAGAGGAAGTTTTTCTTCAttaacagaggaagaaaaagttacCACACAAAGCTTTGGAAGAGTTCATTGAGGTTGTTAAAAAATGCTACAGCCAAGAATTGAGGATGTGGGTTCACTGCTACTTGAAGTATAAAACAAAGCTGCCACCTTCACTCTCAACCACCTAAATTTCTTTGCAGAGTAGGAAAAGAACCTGCTTTCAGAATTTAATTGTTACGCATGGCATTACCATGCACACCTTGATTTGTTTTCCACTatcacccacaaaaaaacccattgtACAAAACAAAAGTCACAAGCAAGTTTCagacaaaatatatatatattttaaaaaatctttacaatAAGTCAGGAAACATAGGAGCTTGCACACAGTTTATTATAACAACTCATTTCTCAGCTCCCTACAGTTCAGATAACCCTGGTGACAGTGTTTACAACTTCTAACTTTTGCTTTCACAACTCTGAAGCAAACAATACATTTGAGTGTATTTTACTCTGTGCAAATAAGACAACTTTTGGAATCCTTCAAAAGAAATATCCAAGATTCTGTTTGCAGAGGTCCTTTGTTTCTCGAAGATGATTTACGGAAGTTTTTAAGATAAAGTGCTCCTGTCCAGTAGAACCCAAAGGCCTTCAAGAGTTCAGAGAGTAAGTTTAgctcagattaaaaaataattggtCATACAAATTCCAGCTTCCCATGTCCGCTGTACATTCCCCAGTGTACTAGTGAAAGAATTTTATCATTGCTGAGGTCTGAATGTCTCATTTTATCACAGGTCATGCAGCAGTTCTCGTGACCAGTCACAGGCACCATGCATTCCAAGTCCAATTTTGCCACCTGCCCTTTTTTCGAATGATGTCCATGAAAACTGTAGTGCAAACGAGAGAGCATTTGCTGTCTCTGATCTTGCAGTCTCTTGTTTTCGCTCCTGAGCATCCTCAAGGCCAGCATGATAAGGAGCACCAAGATCAGCCCACCAGCTATTGGAACAGCAATTACAGCTGCCCTGAACCATAACTCTTTCGAAGAAGTCAGTTCTTGCACTTTGGTGATGAGATTCCTGCTGCTGTCGTGCTGATATCTGCTCCCTTGtcctgcaaagcagaaagatgTGAAGCTTATTTAAGGACTTGTATAGACACTGATTTACACATAAGCAACTCCCTTAAATCCCACACTGACAAGTTTAAGGAGCAACTGCTACACTCTGCAGTATCTACAGTAAAAATATCAGTTTCTAAGTCTGCTTATAACACAGAATTTCTTACCCCAGTAACCAAGTTTAACTAGGAACACCACTGCCACGGATTCTTAGAACTCATGTCAAGATGGCAAGAGAAGCTTCCAATAttaatgcaaacaaaaagcTAACTGGCTGAGATGTTCCCCTGCATCCAGCCACCCGCTTCTCTCTCTGATGTTTCTACTTACATTAGCAACTAAATCAATAACAGCAGATAGACAAGGTTTTAACTGCTGCTGGCCTGATGGCCAGAAGAAGGGTTTCACTGAAGCTTTATTGCCTT contains:
- the BAMBI gene encoding BMP and activin membrane-bound inhibitor homolog produces the protein MDRHSSYIFIWLQLELCAMAVLLTRGEIRCYCDAAHCVATGYMCKSELSACFSRLLDPQNTHSPLTHGCLDSIASTAEICQAKQAQNHSGTTTMSTLECCHEDMCNYRGLHDVLSPSRGDASGQGSRYQHDSSRNLITKVQELTSSKELWFRAAVIAVPIAGGLILVLLIMLALRMLRSENKRLQDQRQQMLSRLHYSFHGHHSKKGQVAKLDLECMVPVTGHENCCMTCDKMRHSDLSNDKILSLVHWGMYSGHGKLEFV